One part of the Arabidopsis thaliana chromosome 1 sequence genome encodes these proteins:
- the WRKY64 gene encoding WRKY DNA-binding protein 64 (WRKY DNA-binding protein 64 (WRKY64); FUNCTIONS IN: sequence-specific DNA binding transcription factor activity; INVOLVED IN: regulation of transcription, DNA-dependent, regulation of transcription; CONTAINS InterPro DOMAIN/s: DNA-binding WRKY (InterPro:IPR003657); BEST Arabidopsis thaliana protein match is: WRKY DNA-binding protein 67 (TAIR:AT1G66550.2); Has 3232 Blast hits to 2800 proteins in 184 species: Archae - 0; Bacteria - 0; Metazoa - 0; Fungi - 0; Plants - 3220; Viruses - 0; Other Eukaryotes - 12 (source: NCBI BLink).), whose amino-acid sequence MFSNIDQTAVAALLRGQGCANSLKRLLENHKLSSDSTEPLIYTILNSFSLALSFVDPPSLLPHNESSLQNMTSHVLQRSSKKKYYGAEDLEYYRDESPTPRPDDGFTWRKYGQKTIKTSPYQRCYYRCTYAKDQNCNARKRVQMIQDNPPVYRTTYLGKHVCKAVAVHDDTYGSEMIKFDQVVSESVMPQLATIDEQAITMEDEAIDHIMNQECDINDFSVDDDPFWASQFPPFSSEDIMFFDNIANLD is encoded by the exons atgttctCCAACATCGATCAAACAGCTGTGGCAGCACTCCTCCGTGGCCAAGGATGCGCTAACAGTCTCAAGAGGCTCCTCGAAAACCACAAGTTAAGCTCAGATTCAACAGAGCCGCTCATCTACACCATACTCAATTCTTTCTCACTTGCTCTCTCTTTTGTGGACCCGCCTAGTCTTCTACCACACAATGAGTCTTCTCTTCAAAACATGACAAGTCATGTTCTTCAGAGATCATCAAAGAA AAAATATTATGGAGCAGAAGATTTAGAGTATTACAGAGACGAATCCCCGACTCCACGCCCCGATGACGGCTTCACCTGGAGGAAATATGGACAAAAAACTATCAAAACCTCACCGTACCAAAG GTGTTACTATCGGTGTACCTATGCAAAAGACCAAAACTGCAATGCTAGAAAGCGGGTGCAGATGATCCAAGATAACCCTCCAGTGTACAGAACTACTTATTTGGGAAAACATGTGTGTAAAGCTGTTGCAGTTCATGATGATACATATGGTTCTGAAATGATAAAATTCGACCAAGTTGTATCTGAATCGGTTATGCCTCAACTCGCAACAATTGACGAACAAGCAATTACCATGGAGGACGAAGCCATAGACCATATCATGAACCAAGAATGTGatattaatgatttttctgTGGATGATGACCCATTTTGGGCTAGTCAATTTCCTCCATTTTCATCGGAAGACATTATGTTTTTTGACAATATTGCTAATCTTGATTAG
- the WRKY67 gene encoding WRKY DNA-binding protein 67 (WRKY DNA-binding protein 67 (WRKY67); FUNCTIONS IN: sequence-specific DNA binding transcription factor activity; INVOLVED IN: regulation of transcription, DNA-dependent, regulation of transcription; CONTAINS InterPro DOMAIN/s: DNA-binding WRKY (InterPro:IPR003657); BEST Arabidopsis thaliana protein match is: WRKY DNA-binding protein 64 (TAIR:AT1G66560.1); Has 30201 Blast hits to 17322 proteins in 780 species: Archae - 12; Bacteria - 1396; Metazoa - 17338; Fungi - 3422; Plants - 5037; Viruses - 0; Other Eukaryotes - 2996 (source: NCBI BLink).) translates to MVSNIDHKAMEALLRGQGCANNLKILLENGEISSVSTEPLIHTILDSFSLALSFMDSPNHPPYHESSSHNMASHMSRRSSKQKLCVAEGLVNYNHDSRTMCPNDGFTWRKYGQKTIKASAHKRCYYRCTYAKDQNCNATKRVQKIKDNPPVYRTTYLGKHVCKAFAVHDDTYSSTMIRFDQVVPEPIMPQLTTIDHQVITVEENSAEHIMNQECDINDYLVDDDPFWASQFPPFPSSDTMFLENISAFD, encoded by the exons ATGGTTTCCAACATTGATCACAAGGCTATGGAAGCACTCCTCCGTGGCCAAGGATGCGCTAACAACCTCAAGATTCTCCTTGAAAACGGCGAAATAAGCTCAGTTTCAACAGAACCACTCATCCACACCATTCTCGATTCTTTCTCACTTGCTCTGTCTTTTATGGATTCTCCTAATCATCCACCATACCATGAATCCTCTTCTCATAACATGGCAAGTCATATGTCCCGGAGATCATCTAAGCA AAAACTTTGTGTAGCAGAAGGTTTAGTGAATTACAATCACGATTCCCGGACTATGTGCCCCAATGATGGCTTCACCTGGAGGAAATATGGACAAAAAACCATTAAAGCCTCAGCGCACAAAAG GTGTTACTATCGGTGTACCTATGCAAAAGACCAAAACTGCAATGCTACAAAGCGGGTGCAGAAGATCAAAGACAACCCTCCAGTGTACAGAACCACTTACTTGGGAAAACATGTGTGTAAAGCTTTTGCAGTTCATGATGATACATATAGTTCCACGATGATTCGATTCGACCAAGTTGTTCCTGAACCGATTATGCCGCAGCTCACAACAATTGACCACCAAGTAATTACCGTGGAGGAAAACTCCGCAGAACATATCATGAACCAAGAATGTGATATTAATGATTATTTGGTGGATGATGACCCATTTTGGGCTAGTCAATTTCCCCCGTTTCCATCGAGTGACACAATGTTCTTGGAAAACATTTCTGCTTTTGATTAG
- the WRKY67 gene encoding WRKY DNA-binding protein 67 (WRKY DNA-binding protein 67 (WRKY67); FUNCTIONS IN: sequence-specific DNA binding transcription factor activity; INVOLVED IN: regulation of transcription, DNA-dependent, regulation of transcription; CONTAINS InterPro DOMAIN/s: DNA-binding WRKY (InterPro:IPR003657); BEST Arabidopsis thaliana protein match is: WRKY DNA-binding protein 64 (TAIR:AT1G66560.1); Has 3216 Blast hits to 2787 proteins in 184 species: Archae - 0; Bacteria - 0; Metazoa - 0; Fungi - 0; Plants - 3201; Viruses - 0; Other Eukaryotes - 15 (source: NCBI BLink).), producing the protein MVSNIDHKAMEALLRGQGCANNLKILLENGEISSVSTEPLIHTILDSFSLALSFMDSPNHPPYHESSSHNMASHMSRRSSKQVQHRRKLCVAEGLVNYNHDSRTMCPNDGFTWRKYGQKTIKASAHKRCYYRCTYAKDQNCNATKRVQKIKDNPPVYRTTYLGKHVCKAFAVHDDTYSSTMIRFDQVVPEPIMPQLTTIDHQVITVEENSAEHIMNQECDINDYLVDDDPFWASQFPPFPSSDTMFLENISAFD; encoded by the exons ATGGTTTCCAACATTGATCACAAGGCTATGGAAGCACTCCTCCGTGGCCAAGGATGCGCTAACAACCTCAAGATTCTCCTTGAAAACGGCGAAATAAGCTCAGTTTCAACAGAACCACTCATCCACACCATTCTCGATTCTTTCTCACTTGCTCTGTCTTTTATGGATTCTCCTAATCATCCACCATACCATGAATCCTCTTCTCATAACATGGCAAGTCATATGTCCCGGAGATCATCTAAGCA AGTACAACATCGCAGAAAACTTTGTGTAGCAGAAGGTTTAGTGAATTACAATCACGATTCCCGGACTATGTGCCCCAATGATGGCTTCACCTGGAGGAAATATGGACAAAAAACCATTAAAGCCTCAGCGCACAAAAG GTGTTACTATCGGTGTACCTATGCAAAAGACCAAAACTGCAATGCTACAAAGCGGGTGCAGAAGATCAAAGACAACCCTCCAGTGTACAGAACCACTTACTTGGGAAAACATGTGTGTAAAGCTTTTGCAGTTCATGATGATACATATAGTTCCACGATGATTCGATTCGACCAAGTTGTTCCTGAACCGATTATGCCGCAGCTCACAACAATTGACCACCAAGTAATTACCGTGGAGGAAAACTCCGCAGAACATATCATGAACCAAGAATGTGATATTAATGATTATTTGGTGGATGATGACCCATTTTGGGCTAGTCAATTTCCCCCGTTTCCATCGAGTGACACAATGTTCTTGGAAAACATTTCTGCTTTTGATTAG
- a CDS encoding Cytochrome P450 superfamily protein (Cytochrome P450 superfamily protein; FUNCTIONS IN: electron carrier activity, monooxygenase activity, iron ion binding, oxygen binding, heme binding; INVOLVED IN: oxidation reduction; EXPRESSED IN: 21 plant structures; EXPRESSED DURING: 13 growth stages; CONTAINS InterPro DOMAIN/s: Cytochrome P450 (InterPro:IPR001128), Cytochrome P450, conserved site (InterPro:IPR017972), Cytochrome P450, E-class, group I (InterPro:IPR002401); BEST Arabidopsis thaliana protein match is: cytochrome P450, family 81, subfamily D, polypeptide 3 (TAIR:AT4G37340.1); Has 30201 Blast hits to 17322 proteins in 780 species: Archae - 12; Bacteria - 1396; Metazoa - 17338; Fungi - 3422; Plants - 5037; Viruses - 0; Other Eukaryotes - 2996 (source: NCBI BLink).) — MNSMLSNLAFNNIIRMVTGKCYYGDGAEDDPEAKRVRQLIAEAMSCFGAGHAADHLPMLRWITDFERRVKKIAARLDEFFQRLVDEKRVAKEKKENTMIDHLLSLQVSQPEYYTDHTIKGTMLSLILAGTDTSAVTLEWALSSLLNNPEVLKKVRDEIDNQIGLDRLLEESDIPNLPYLQNIVSETLRLYPAGPLLVPHISSEDCKVGGYDMPCGTMLLVNVWAIHRDPRLWDDPASFKPERFEKEGETHKLLTFGLGRRACPGSGLARRLVSLSLGSLIQCFEWERIGEEEVDMTEGGGLTMPRAIPLVAMCRARAFVGKIPHESG; from the exons ATGAATTCAATGTTATCTAACTTAGCATTCAACAACATTATTAGAATGGTGACGGGAAAATGTTACTATGGAGATGGTGCAGAGGATGATCCTGAGGCTAAACGTGTGCGGCAGCTTATCGCAGAGGCGATGAGTTGTTTTGGTGCAGGACATGCGGCTGATCATTTACCGATGTTGCGATGGATTACAGATTTCGAGAGGCGGGTAAAGAAGATTGCTGCTAGGCTTGATGAGTTTTTCCAAAGATTGGTTGATGAGAAACGTGTggcaaaggagaagaaggagaacacGATGATTGATCACTTGCTTTCTTTGCAAGTATCCCAACCTGAGTACTACACAGACCATACCATTAAAGGAACCATGCTT TCTCTTATACTTGCGGGGACTGATACATCAGCGGTAACATTGGAATGGGCATTATCAAGCCTTTTGAACAATCCTGAAGTACTAAAAAAGGTGAGAGATGAAATCGACAATCAAATTGGCTTGGACAGGCTTTTGGAAGAATCAGACATTCCAAACCTTCCTTATCTTCAGAACATTGTCTCTGAAACGTTGCGCTTGTATCCCGCTGGGCCCTTGTTAGTCCCACACATCTCATCAGAAGATTGTAAAGTAGGGGGTTACGATATGCCGTGTGGCACGATGTTATTGGTGAACGTCTGGGCTATACATAGAGATCCTAGGCTATGGGATGATCCCGCGAGTTTCAAGCCAGAGAGGTTtgagaaagaaggagagacGCATAAGTTATTGACGTTCGGGTTAGGAAGAAGAGCGTGTCCTGGTTCCGGACTGGCTCGACGGCTAGTGAGCTTGAGTCTCGGGTCTTTGATTCAATGTTTTGAATGGGAGAGGATTGGAGAAGAGGAGGTGGATATGACTGAAGGTGGTGGACTCACAATGCCTAGAGCTATTCCGTTGGTAGCCATGTGCAGAGCACGTGCCTTTGTTGGAAAAATTCCACATGAGTCTGGTTGA